ACAACGCCATGAAAGCTCACTagatttaattgaaaaaaagaTAATGCTACCTATATTCGGTTCCCATGCAAataaaatgaacatacaaatctcaaaaacagaaaaatactCTCGAATATTTAACTACTTAAACCCAATTTAAAAGTTTTGCAACCAAAATCATATCCTTTGTCCCTCTATTCTCTTCTACTATTTGTATTGAACTCACAACTGAAAACACACTTTCCATTACAACgtcaattattattaaaaaaaaattaaattatcagAAAAGCTATGAATTTTTATCAAATTCTGATTGGTCTAATTGGTAATTGCTTATgtgtaataaatatattattaatatttgtcAACCAAACAGTGTTGTTTTCTCTATATGGATAAACAATTATGTTTCATTCATAATCGATGACGTTCAAGTGATTTTCCTTCCAtcatatcaaatattaaaatatttggtATGAGATAAGTGCGAACAATTCGAAATTTCATGACTTTTACAACTGATATTCAAAGTTGAGTGACGTACCAGAATTtaacaaattttttaatttttctcgcAACGTACTACTATCAGTACCAtatcattttaatataaatttgataaaaatattataaaaatatgtattaaaAAAAGTTTGATGTTTGGTTGGTAGAGAATGAAATATTAGATAACGAAACTTACTAAATAtgaatgaaaattaattttttgggATTAGGTTGTAAAATTGGGATATTTCCCAGCATTTGTTAACTTGCTATTTTCCATCAGTAACTAATAAAACTCTCGCTTAATCGATCTTggttaatgtttatgatgattTGGTGAAATTTATTAATTGTAGTTTACTAAAACATATGATAAGcatattaccaaaaaaaagCATATGATAAGCAACCTTAATCCCAAAGATAGTAGTAGTTTGCAGTAGAAAAAACAAAGCGAGGTAGCTACATGTTTATAGCCAGAGTCGCTCGAGAAATTGCTCGGGACGAGAACAAACATGAGGTCTCGTGTTCCTCTGTCGAGGCTCGTTGAGGAAGAGGCAAACCACTGGACAATCAATAGCATCAACCTTTGATAACCTATACGTACGCATCCATTTATCAAATACTACATTCACTACTGCTCGAGCTGCACACAAGCGTGAAGGGGAATTGGCCACCGTAGATATCACATCCTCATTCAGCAGCTTGTCCCAAACCTGCGAAAAATGTATAAGCAGCGGACAATGGAATGAGTATGAACAAAGCGTACGCACCCCGGCTGTTGTTAACAGTACAAACTCATCTTCACCCACACTCAACTGCACTGGAACGAATGCATTATTCGCATCTCTCATCCCTAGTACAGCTCTCGACTCCTCACTATTTCCGATCGTTAGATCTTTAccctataaataaaaaaatcaaggttgttgatatatatatatggacgTGATCAGTCAAATATCAAAGCAAATCTCAGTCATTGGATCTTGTTATGTAACCGTATGTCATATAATAATGTAGTGATCATGATTAAGTTTGATACCTTTGTCACCAGGGTCACTGATGTAGTTCCACATACGCAATTCGGATTCGTCTCAAAATTGCTTCCGATTTTCCTAAGAATCTTGACTTCCCAGTGCTCACTCAGCTTCAGAGGGAGAAAATCCCGGATACGCTTAGCAACCATATGACCTTGAGGGCCGAGGCCGTCATAGAAGGTCGTGTATTCTGTTCTCGAACCAAACTTGTTCAATTCATTCTTACTATCTTTAGTTGTTGAACCAAACTTCTGCAGAGAAGCATGAGGCgtgtgttggcaattgaaacataaaaatgaatgtAACAttaatatcccacatcggtgagcttaatccactatataagccTAATGGGCGATGGAACCAATAGATTTCTATCACAGTGAAAGGCGAATTAAGCTAAAAGGAGTAATGAGCATGAGACATGTAACCTCCAAAGCAAGCATGGCTTTCTTGCCTTGCTGTGAAAAGAGGGAGGCGATCTCAGTCGGCCGATTCAAGGAGAAGTAATTGTGGCCACGATGCAACCTTTTATCCTCATTGTTGTTCTGCTCAAACGATGTGATTGTCGAAAACTTCCACTTCTTAGCCACCGTGGGAGAACTCGTCCACCTACTTTCGCACGATAAGCACGATCCCATATTCGAAGACTAACACTAGCGCTATAGAGAGAAACAAAACAGATGAACCAAAGCACACACATAATGAATGCTCTTCAAAACTACAATTAATTCATGCTTTTTTCTAATATGTAAAATCCCTAAGAGTTGTAACACTAAATAAATTCTATGAAGTATGAACTCTGATTGCTTGCAGCTGATATACAAAATATTCCTATTTTAAATTGGAAACCAATTGAAACACTAATAAATGCTGAATCTCCAACTACAATCTAAGTTATAGCTTCACCACTCCAAAAATATTCAACAACACATACAAAACCCTAAGATCACAACAAAACcaaatactatatatatatgtatagcaATGTTATAATTTGCACAAACAAATATCTATTTATGTGTAGCGTAATTTAATATCGATGTGTGCAGAGTAATCGAACCACCTTTATAAAGAAGAGAAATTAGAATGATTTTGGTCGAGAATCTTGGTTTGGAAGATGCAATGGAAGCTTTTACACTCCACTCATTACATATActaaaaaacaaatcaattcTGATACGAATTTGTTAAAGTAGTTAATTACGAGTGAAATTAGGATCTAAATCACAACTTATATCCATTTTTTGCGATTCGCTAATCCAACAAATTTAATAGGATTAGTAATCTTGCATTATACTAGTATTATGTTTTATTTGAAGAGTTACTAATGACATTTTTGACGATACAAAATATAGATAAGACACGGACGGATATCCGGTGCTTGCTTCAAGGCTGCTCGTGGAATCATCCCAGGTTTCAAGGTCCGTGTGCTGCTGCTGCTCGACTTAACCTAATCGAAACTGttccttaaaaaaaattgaatgttTCAAGTGCAGGTTCGTGGAACAGATTACAAGACTTCCGACGGCACCTGCATCCGAGACTACATTGGTAGTGTTTTAGGGAGAGGGGTTTGATGTAATAGTAGAATGGTAGGGATTGATTTATATAATGACTTATGCGTTTGAGACATATTTAGTTGAATAATACTGT
This DNA window, taken from Salvia splendens isolate huo1 chromosome 18, SspV2, whole genome shotgun sequence, encodes the following:
- the LOC121776150 gene encoding probable protein phosphatase 2C 74 — its product is MGSCLSCESRWTSSPTVAKKWKFSTITSFEQNNNEDKRLHRGHNYFSLNRPTEIASLFSQQGKKAMLALEKFGSTTKDSKNELNKFGSRTEYTTFYDGLGPQGHMVAKRIRDFLPLKLSEHWEVKILRKIGSNFETNPNCVCGTTSVTLVTKGKDLTIGNSEESRAVLGMRDANNAFVPVQLSVGEDEFVLLTTAGVWDKLLNEDVISTVANSPSRLCAARAVVNVVFDKWMRTYRLSKVDAIDCPVVCLFLNEPRQRNTRPHVCSRPEQFLERLWL